In a single window of the Dreissena polymorpha isolate Duluth1 chromosome 3, UMN_Dpol_1.0, whole genome shotgun sequence genome:
- the LOC127874350 gene encoding contactin-5-like — MVINVKYLKFFNGTTTELECNCSGNPMPTYRWEQNGIELLNQNRIVLNGDTSDKGTYTCVAENVMAPTYGPILPGQSNMSLDINVLYEPSEPKFIINGAQVDNGIFTALRGSNVLIECQSHGNPTPSVYVGHASALQIGGRQLVKNIQDADTGVYRCVAENVMTPSFGPNKTGQSENSILINIKDEVMKSASPSLIGVLLPLLGAGVSLLLFLVTAAAIVWRCRMRYRGKQDETVENPMYISADDIIIDEIVTQKDDTVSM; from the exons ATGGTTATCAACGTTAAATATCTGAAATTCTTCAACGGAACGACAACAGAATTGGAATGTAACTGTTCGGGAAACCCGATGCCAACTTACCGCTGGGAACAGAATGGTATTGAATTGCTAAATCAAAATAGGATTGTATTGAATGGTGATACTTCAGACAAGGGAACCTACACGTGTGTTGCTGAGAATGTGATGGCGCCAACATATGGACCTATTCTGCCTGGACAATCAAACATGTCGCTGGATATAAACGTATTAT ATGAGCCTTCTGAACCTAAATTCATCATAAACGGTGCTCAAGTGGACAATGGAATTTTCACTGCTTTAAGAGGTAGCAACGTGCTAATTGAGTGTCAAAGCCATGGTAATCCAACTCCGTCGGTTTATGTGGGCCATGCATCCGCACTTCAGATTGGGGGACGACAACTCGTAAAGAACATCCAGGATGCTGACACAGGAGTCTATAGATGTGTGGCAGAGAATGTCATGACCCCGTCGTTTGGCCCAAACAAGACCGGACAATCGGAGAATTCAATTCTAATCAACATAAAGGATGAGGTCATGAAATCTGCATCGCCAT CACTTATTGGTGTCCTGTTACCACTCCTTGGCGCAGGTGTGAGCTTGTTACTGTTTCTAGTGACAGCTGCTGCCATAGTTTGGAGATGTAGAATGCGCTATAGAGGGAAGCAAG ATGAAACAGTGGAGAACCCGATGTACATATCAGCTGATGACATTATAATAGATGAGATAGTAACACAAAAAGATG ATACAGTGTCGATGTAA